Part of the Anopheles coluzzii chromosome 3, AcolN3, whole genome shotgun sequence genome is shown below.
TTGTTTGAGCATGTTTCTTAATTGGCACAACGACCGGgtcttataaaaaaaacaatatttaaaatatctaTTAATTAGGTAAATCCAATAATTCCTCAATAGgaacatttatttaaatatttcaatttaatgtATAACTATAGCTATTATTGCACATATATTCATTACACTTGATTCATAGCTTGGTTATCGACAATGGAAAGTCGTTATGAACGACAACACTTACAGgtggtccccgagatacacggttaatggggaccgaaaacggccgcaaaataccacGAATTTCTGCGTCAGTTGAATCTCgggatttccagccaaaatatcactaattttccaaaaaaattgCAATTAAGGGATGGTTTTAGCtacttatttaattatttgatatgatttttaCTGAATAaacattttgaaatggtttttaacatttgatcaattttgaaattatttaacatttcacaatggatgtgtcaaatcagtacaatttgctcaaataactgtccttttttgttaaccgcgtatctccgaatccgcatATAacaggtaccgtgtatctcggggaccgcttGTACTTGTAATTTTGCTCTTTTCGTCGGACAATTTCTTatgaaaaatactttttttatcATGACTTACTTAACGAGCATGTTGGCTAGTTGGGCATATTAAGCAGCTGCAGTTACGGAATGATATTTTCTATTCATATAATTATGTTCCATTGTACAAATGTTCTACACTGCATATATCTTCCTTATGTCTTGTCTTTGGATTTTATAATATCGTTTAGGTTCCTGGAAAGTTACATATTTTTCTGAAATCATTTCTTATTATGTATTTGTTAGAAATTCTATTCTTTTCTGTAGTCGTTAACTCCAATCTAACTAATTGACGAATATATACCgtattgcttcgaattacggagATTTAAGGCATTTTTGGCATTTAATATATTCCTACTTATTGAATTTTATGCGGTCAAATCTCTGTACAGCTCTCTTTACCACAGAACATCTTCTAGATttgaggaaaaataaatattttcaataaatttactagaaacattgcaaaaaatcattacattgtaacaatattttgaataatattCCGGACAGTTTCGAGTTAGAACACTGTTATTTTTACGTTGATAACTactttaacatttttaatttattctagtAAATCATGTCCAAGGGATGGGcatgaagaaattcaataaaaacatacCAAATATTCGGAATTTGAAGCTTTCCGTAATTTGAATCATAACGGTTTATACACTGCTGCTATCAAGTATGACTTTCATTTAATTTGTGAATCACAAGCTCTATAAAACGAACTTTTTAGCAAAATTAAGGCCGGGGGCCATTGTTCGTACTCGCTAGTgcaatttcgattttcactagcgcatctggcggcggctggtggaagcttttctttgatcatcgagggaatggacgTGCCGGACTTCAAAATTGagtatttttttcatcatttttttatgcaaaaatggctgaaatgCATGCACAACATGTGTAtttatcaattacaaagcttttccagtccagtttgagaagaaaacatggaaaattaaaacgttttctgaagcggctccaaattgtttggcaaactGCTTCAGTCAGTCGCCgtcagatgcgctagtgaaaatcgaaattacactagcaaGTTCAGACAATGTACACCAGCCTTtacaaaatttcaaattctTATCTCAGagaaaaacggaaacaatgtttgattaCCTTTCCACCTAGGAAGCTTTGTAGAAAATATCGatttaaaatatgcaaatcaCAAACTATCGTATGACAATTTCACGTTGATCGATagattggtgccgtgaccaggattgtTGTTAATTGCGTTCATGTGTGACAGTGACACGGGTCTTTTGCCGTAGGATTTTAAcagacattaaaaaaaaactagccaATCAGTATGAAAAGACCGCCCTATATCTTATATTTATTACCATAAGCCTTCCTTGTTAGGTACAACTTTTAATatggaaaaattcaaaatgcaCTAAAATATATTCACATTCGACAAAGGCAAGCTTTGTCTAGATGTTTCAACAGAGCTCTCATGTTTCAATTTGATAGGCATTTTGTAAACACTTCATCAACAATTACGCAAAGCTTTCTTTGCTTACCTCTTTAGCTAAAACAAGTAGTAAAGTTGCACATTATTTATCCATTTTGAATTCTCATTAACACATCATCGTAACGCAATGTCTCCACCCAAACGGAAGGAAATGATACATGCAAGAATCGGCCGAAGAGTTGACGTGTTAATTGCTACTTATTTCTTCGTCAACTCGCAAAACGCTTCGTTGATTGCTAATTGTTACCTTTGGGCCTTAAAACTGATGTTACATTTTCAGATATAAAAAGTAGAAACGGCGGTTAGAAGCTTTGCAATTCGGCATTTCTGTTCGGTGTGTCGCGGTACTAACAGGAGGATGATCATCGTTGGTGGTGGCGATCATCGCGCAACGGCTTAGCCATGGCCGCAAGCAGatcgtgctggtggtggtggtggtgggattTTATACTGGGATTGGTCGCCTTCTTCTTCATTCCGTTCCCTTCTGTGGAGTGTGCGGTAAGTGAAACGAATGACCATTGAGTGATTAAGGTGATTAAGTGCATCATTTCTTCCCTCAGATGACGCGAAAACAACTGATCAACTCGATGGACATGATGCGTTCGGCGTGCGCTCCCAAGTTCAAAGTATCCACCGGTAAGTGAGTGACGGTGTGCCGTGGAAAAAGTCCTTGCTTGATCGCTTCTTTCCCTTCGCTTTGCTTCAGAGATGCTGGACAACTTGCGGGGTGGCATATTCGCCGAGGATCGCGAACTCAAATGCTACACGATGTGCATTGCGCAGATGGCGGGAACGGTATGAGCGAGCGGCTCGATCGTGCATTTGAGCGATCACTGATCTTTTGAAACACTGTCTCCTTCCCTCACCAGATGAACAAAAAGGGCGAAATCAACGTGCAGAAAACGCTCGCCCAGATGGACGCGATGCTACCGCCGGAcatgcgggacaaggcgaagAAAGCGATCCACTCCTGCCGCGATGTGCGTAAGTATCGATCGAGCCCTTCTAGGCGGATGAGGATCCTTCATTTTTGTCTCTTGTCTGTCTGCCTTGCCTTGTTTGATCCTCCTTCATGCAGAGGGTCGGTACAAGGACTCGTGCGACAAAACGTTCTACTCTACCAAATGTCTTGCCGAGTACGATCGCGACGTGTTTCTCTTTCCCTGATGGTGATGGCGCGTCGATCGTCGGCAGCATGCTCGTGATCGGTCCGGGATGAAGCGATCCGGCACCGGGATTGCAGAGACGTCAGCAGGCAGCATCAGCAgacagcaggcagcagcataACCTTACAGCATAGGCAGCATAGATGGCacatcgtggtggtggtggtgttagcTGTAAATGGGAAAGAATGGGAAAGGAAATAAACGAACAGAAACACGAAACCAAACAAAGCAATGCGCAGGCAAACCCGCATGGGAAGCAAGCCGTTCACACTCCGAAATAGAAGACAATTGATGCTGTGCGAGGGTCGTCGAGCATCAGCATCCTCAACCTGCTCGCTGTCATGGTTCACTGTTCTCGCTCATCTCGCGTGCTCATTGAACCGTGAAATTGAGAGCGCCACCGGGTTCAAACGCGTGCAGTGCACCCCTCGCGAGGGGAGGTCAACCAAACAGAGCATTAATTAATGTTGGCGCATGCGCACACATAAGCAAGGGTGCGCGcatccagcaccaccac
Proteins encoded:
- the LOC120959931 gene encoding general odorant-binding protein lush-like, producing the protein MAASRSCWWWWWWDFILGLVAFFFIPFPSVECAMTRKQLINSMDMMRSACAPKFKVSTEMLDNLRGGIFAEDRELKCYTMCIAQMAGTMNKKGEINVQKTLAQMDAMLPPDMRDKAKKAIHSCRDVQGRYKDSCDKTFYSTKCLAEYDRDVFLFP